One genomic window of uncultured Erythrobacter sp. includes the following:
- a CDS encoding MBL fold metallo-hydrolase, translated as MRYSLIFVVLALLGVAPASAQTDDARVAEIIERLTNAYGGDALTELQSVSIVSYRRLAWPGQGQTAGFVEYERDRLRKHFDLVNEHGSVERWTHQNGNAYHNRFVVNADGATALDYFEMSATPSERGGFWQWFNTDFRSTDTLLAYRIATGSLEIEYLGTEEYRGVVHDKIALEVSPETQRAIVYISRADGLIHRLTMMREIGEVNLLFAEHRMVGGVRHASEFYIYLGDTLTEFDTAITFVPNVDVQASLVVGDGFSQPAENVEQSEMTVEQVGEGVFMVGREDYGLFVLDGDGVISVNAYAGLKDRYEAFTEHLGRDVPLKGLIVTHHHSDHMDAVGEAIELGATLHLTNESHKTLQSTRDDMDEISLDILTADDRVGPLSIYVRGTSHASENAFVYHSGAKALFQDDHYHGLVADGPSRVQPSALEMYRIIVGLGLDVDYVLSGHARKAERWDDFAAAANGPNAGDPCPSEREICRL; from the coding sequence TTGCGGTATTCTCTGATATTTGTGGTGCTGGCATTGCTGGGAGTTGCACCTGCGTCAGCACAGACCGACGATGCGCGGGTGGCCGAAATCATCGAGCGGCTGACCAATGCCTATGGCGGTGACGCGCTGACCGAGCTGCAAAGCGTTTCTATCGTCAGCTATCGGCGCCTTGCCTGGCCGGGGCAGGGCCAAACCGCAGGCTTCGTCGAGTATGAGCGCGACCGCTTGCGCAAGCACTTCGATCTTGTGAACGAGCACGGGAGCGTTGAGCGCTGGACCCATCAGAACGGCAATGCCTATCACAACCGTTTCGTCGTGAACGCGGACGGAGCGACCGCGCTCGACTATTTCGAAATGTCCGCGACGCCGAGCGAACGGGGTGGGTTCTGGCAGTGGTTCAATACCGATTTCCGCAGTACCGACACCTTGCTCGCCTATCGCATCGCCACAGGGTCGTTGGAGATCGAATATCTCGGTACGGAGGAGTATCGCGGTGTCGTTCACGACAAAATCGCTCTCGAAGTCAGCCCGGAAACCCAGCGCGCGATCGTCTATATCTCACGCGCGGACGGGCTTATCCACCGCCTCACAATGATGCGCGAGATTGGCGAAGTGAACTTGCTGTTCGCCGAACACCGAATGGTTGGCGGTGTCCGCCATGCGTCCGAGTTCTACATCTATCTGGGCGACACGCTTACCGAGTTCGACACAGCGATAACGTTCGTTCCGAACGTTGATGTTCAGGCGAGCCTAGTGGTCGGAGATGGGTTCTCTCAGCCCGCCGAAAACGTCGAACAATCGGAGATGACGGTCGAGCAAGTTGGCGAGGGTGTCTTCATGGTTGGCCGCGAGGATTATGGACTGTTTGTGCTGGATGGCGACGGTGTCATCTCCGTCAACGCCTATGCGGGCCTGAAGGATCGCTACGAGGCGTTCACCGAACATCTCGGGCGCGACGTACCGCTCAAAGGCTTGATCGTGACCCACCACCACAGCGATCACATGGATGCTGTTGGCGAGGCAATTGAACTGGGTGCGACCCTTCATCTGACCAACGAGTCGCATAAGACGCTTCAATCCACCCGCGACGACATGGATGAAATTTCACTCGATATCTTAACCGCAGACGACCGAGTAGGTCCGCTGTCGATCTATGTTCGCGGGACGTCGCATGCGAGTGAGAACGCCTTCGTCTATCATTCTGGCGCGAAGGCGTTGTTTCAAGACGACCATTATCATGGTCTGGTGGCTGACGGACCAAGCCGGGTTCAGCCCTCCGCACTTGAGATGTATCGGATCATTGTGGGACTAGGCTTGGATGTCGACTATGTCCTGTCCGGTCATGCGCGCAAGGCAGAACGCTGGGACGATTTTGCGGCAGCAGCCAATGGCCCTAACGCTGGCGACCCGTGTCCTTCCGAAAGGGAAATATGCCGCTTGTGA
- a CDS encoding HdeA/HdeB family chaperone: MKKSLIAGFALAGSLFAASHAFANESAQKQDLGDFGLESTDVVDLGELRCWDMVTLSEDDRAFAMVLLYGFARGQASESKMSARDVQTAVVNTMLECVDKPNEKALDVLKTHIVK, translated from the coding sequence ATGAAGAAGTCACTCATTGCAGGATTTGCGCTAGCAGGCAGTCTCTTTGCAGCTAGTCACGCGTTCGCGAACGAATCTGCGCAGAAACAGGATCTCGGTGATTTTGGCCTGGAATCGACTGATGTCGTTGATTTGGGGGAATTGCGGTGCTGGGATATGGTCACCCTGAGCGAGGATGATCGCGCGTTCGCCATGGTCCTCTTATACGGTTTTGCGCGAGGTCAGGCTTCCGAGTCGAAAATGTCAGCTCGCGACGTTCAGACTGCGGTCGTGAACACCATGCTCGAATGCGTTGACAAGCCAAACGAGAAGGCTCTCGACGTACTGAAGACGCATATTGTTAAGTAG
- the gltS gene encoding sodium/glutamate symporter encodes MEIINGNILQVDDFVTLTLGIIVLFVGITITNRIDFLQKYNIPEPVTGGIIASVVGLILYASFGLEIEYSLYARDVFLIYFFTAIGINARFGQLLAGGKPLVIFLGLTLAYLTLQDTVGFAAAAAMGQPSGVGVLVGSASLAGGHGTAIAWAPTIAEQQGVTNALEIGVAAATIGLVIASLLGGPIASFLLSRYNLKSETEGNLMVGIEREKQDDTTITHLNLMGAILVIHIAMIIGFGLNIAIAEFGLKLPLFVSCMMVAILMTNTFPLVAKKAPWPTGTKALALISEFSLGLFIAMSLMGMQLWEVAGLAGPLFGILAAQVIVAVLFILFVVFPVMGRNYLAAVLSAGFAGFGLGATPTAIANMSAVTKTHGPAPTAFIIVPLVGAFFVDVANAFLIQFFLTL; translated from the coding sequence ATGGAGATCATCAACGGCAACATTCTGCAGGTCGATGACTTCGTCACGCTTACGCTCGGTATCATCGTCCTGTTCGTTGGGATTACGATTACCAACCGGATTGACTTTCTGCAGAAGTACAACATTCCGGAGCCGGTGACGGGTGGAATAATCGCGTCGGTGGTTGGGTTGATCCTGTATGCCTCATTCGGGCTGGAGATCGAATACAGCCTCTATGCCCGAGATGTTTTCCTGATCTATTTCTTCACAGCAATCGGGATCAACGCTCGGTTCGGCCAGCTCTTGGCCGGTGGGAAGCCTTTGGTGATTTTTCTCGGTCTCACGCTCGCTTATCTGACTCTCCAGGACACAGTCGGCTTCGCTGCCGCAGCAGCAATGGGGCAGCCTAGCGGAGTAGGCGTTCTTGTCGGATCAGCATCGCTTGCAGGCGGACATGGCACGGCCATTGCGTGGGCACCGACCATTGCAGAACAACAAGGTGTGACCAACGCATTAGAGATTGGTGTCGCAGCGGCCACGATTGGTCTGGTCATCGCCAGTTTGCTTGGCGGCCCAATCGCAAGCTTCCTCCTGTCGCGCTACAATCTCAAATCCGAAACCGAAGGCAACCTGATGGTCGGTATCGAGCGCGAGAAGCAAGACGACACCACAATCACACACCTCAACCTGATGGGCGCGATATTGGTCATCCATATTGCCATGATAATTGGTTTTGGATTGAACATTGCCATCGCTGAGTTTGGGTTGAAGTTACCATTGTTCGTGTCGTGCATGATGGTCGCAATCCTGATGACCAACACCTTCCCGCTTGTGGCGAAGAAGGCCCCATGGCCAACCGGTACTAAAGCGCTCGCGCTGATCTCTGAGTTTTCGCTCGGCCTCTTCATTGCCATGTCGCTGATGGGCATGCAGCTCTGGGAAGTGGCGGGCCTTGCCGGACCACTATTTGGGATCTTGGCCGCGCAGGTCATTGTCGCGGTCCTTTTCATCCTGTTCGTCGTGTTCCCAGTTATGGGTCGAAACTACCTTGCGGCTGTGCTGTCAGCGGGCTTCGCAGGTTTTGGGCTTGGCGCGACCCCAACGGCCATCGCAAATATGTCCGCAGTCACAAAGACGCACGGCCCAGCGCCCACGGCCTTTATCATTGTGCCTTTGGTCGGGGCGTTCTTTGTCGACGTCGCGAACGCATTTCTGATACAGTTCTTCTTGACGCTCTGA
- a CDS encoding DUF4136 domain-containing protein, which yields MKLYTSIVAAAAALALSACATTGRISTDFDEAQNFSEYQSFAWAGESPMVVLGARSVPPTVQADVAQAIKADLIGKGYRFTENLQEADFAVSFTIGTRDGTRITQTPDYFWQDRVRWTWGNSYWPRLPSMTPPLRTEVREYTEGTLAVDVFDVSRRTPVWHGAGERNLTRSELRGETNTAAADVVLILAKFPPS from the coding sequence ATGAAGCTCTACACGAGCATTGTTGCTGCGGCAGCTGCATTGGCTCTGTCGGCCTGCGCCACAACCGGGCGCATCTCGACCGATTTTGACGAGGCTCAGAACTTCAGCGAATATCAGTCATTCGCATGGGCGGGCGAAAGCCCGATGGTTGTTCTTGGCGCACGATCGGTTCCGCCGACTGTCCAGGCCGATGTCGCTCAAGCGATCAAAGCTGATCTGATCGGCAAGGGATATCGCTTTACAGAGAACTTGCAGGAGGCAGATTTCGCGGTCTCCTTCACAATCGGCACTCGCGATGGCACCCGGATTACGCAGACCCCAGACTATTTCTGGCAGGATCGAGTCCGTTGGACTTGGGGCAATTCGTATTGGCCTCGTCTGCCGAGCATGACGCCGCCGTTGCGCACTGAGGTTCGAGAATACACTGAGGGCACTTTGGCAGTCGATGTATTCGATGTTTCTCGCCGAACGCCGGTTTGGCATGGTGCAGGAGAGCGCAACCTCACTCGTTCTGAGCTTCGCGGCGAGACCAACACGGCTGCCGCCGATGTCGTTCTTATTCTTGCCAAGTTTCCGCCAAGTTAA
- a CDS encoding alkaline phosphatase PhoX — protein sequence MNMPAASRRQFLGATGSAFAALLASGCMTRGVAAPATGGSFSNYGPLQPDPAGMLDLPKGFSYRLLSSLGDAMSDGGTVPDKADGMGCLDLGNGEIVLVRNHELVPSDGAGGPIAKGFGTHNGNIVPGGTTNIVLDAKTLDVKRQFRTLGGTIRNCSGGVTPWGSWLTCEEAPTGPGQRYGEGLAVNHGWVFEVPGSATGLVDPVPLRGMGRFNHEAACVDPATGYVYQTEDRNSGVVYRFLPKTPGKLSDGGKLQAMALEGLSDTRNWENAAMPVGQSYTVRWIDLDEVEAPEDDLRKRAAAQGAALVARGEGIHMGQNDMFICSTSGGAKNLGQIFRLVPGRGAGPDRFELFFESESKAQFDYGDNLCVAPNGHLIVCEDQYTEVVDNHLRGITPDGRPYDFGRLRMQTELAGGCFSPDGKWFFVNAYAPTRTLAITGPWAA from the coding sequence ATGAATATGCCCGCCGCAAGCCGCCGCCAATTTTTGGGTGCTACCGGCAGTGCCTTTGCCGCACTGCTCGCGAGCGGCTGCATGACGCGCGGAGTGGCCGCTCCTGCAACTGGGGGCTCGTTCTCGAATTATGGCCCGTTGCAGCCTGACCCAGCTGGTATGCTCGATTTGCCCAAGGGCTTTTCATACAGACTGCTCTCCAGCCTCGGCGATGCGATGAGCGATGGCGGAACCGTGCCAGACAAGGCCGACGGCATGGGGTGCCTCGATCTGGGCAATGGCGAGATCGTGCTGGTGCGCAATCATGAGCTTGTGCCGAGTGATGGAGCAGGCGGGCCGATTGCCAAGGGCTTCGGCACGCACAATGGTAACATTGTCCCCGGCGGCACCACCAACATCGTTCTCGATGCAAAGACTCTCGACGTGAAACGCCAGTTCCGCACGCTCGGCGGGACGATCCGCAATTGCTCGGGCGGGGTTACGCCTTGGGGTAGCTGGCTGACCTGCGAAGAAGCGCCCACCGGCCCCGGTCAGCGCTATGGTGAGGGCCTAGCAGTCAATCACGGCTGGGTGTTCGAAGTGCCCGGCTCGGCGACCGGACTGGTCGATCCGGTTCCCCTGCGCGGCATGGGGCGGTTCAATCACGAAGCTGCCTGTGTCGATCCGGCGACTGGCTATGTCTACCAGACCGAAGATCGCAATTCAGGCGTCGTCTACCGCTTCCTTCCCAAGACTCCTGGCAAACTGTCCGATGGCGGCAAGCTTCAGGCGATGGCGCTTGAGGGGTTGAGCGACACCCGCAATTGGGAAAACGCCGCGATGCCTGTCGGACAATCTTACACAGTGCGCTGGATCGACCTTGACGAGGTCGAAGCGCCAGAAGATGATCTGCGCAAGCGCGCCGCCGCGCAGGGCGCAGCCTTGGTCGCACGCGGCGAAGGCATTCATATGGGCCAGAATGACATGTTCATCTGCTCGACCAGTGGCGGTGCGAAAAACCTTGGCCAGATATTCAGATTGGTCCCCGGTCGCGGCGCTGGCCCCGATCGGTTCGAGCTGTTCTTCGAAAGCGAAAGCAAGGCGCAGTTTGATTACGGTGACAACCTATGTGTCGCGCCGAACGGCCACCTGATCGTCTGTGAGGATCAGTACACAGAAGTGGTCGACAACCACCTGCGCGGCATCACTCCGGACGGCCGTCCGTATGATTTCGGCCGCTTGCGGATGCAGACTGAGCTGGCAGGCGGATGCTTCTCACCCGATGGTAAGTGGTTCTTTGTAAACGCCTATGCGCCCACGCGCACGCTAGCCATTACGGGGCCTTGGGCGGCCTAA
- a CDS encoding M13 family metallopeptidase, with amino-acid sequence MKRWVFGAASLVCLAPLAHADSTGPSHGEWGVQTEHLSETIKPGDDFYTYVNEGWINATPIPPDRNFLSEPWVAQLKIYDDVAAIMEGILTQPRAAEGSAERRLQDLHRSYIDAERIEALGVAPIQGGLDRIARIETHDQVAQFMGDPMASSLFHLIVKPPVDMQGGYILSLEQYRVTGLGLPGQVYYKSDEEPFGGHRAAYLDYIAESFALAGLSDGPAHAERVLDLETRFANVMWDFARLRDAGAAFDLISTAQLREKAPGFPWDAYFEAKGIWDLNAVNFGIGGITESAALFNKIPIESWKSYLAFHWVRNHADYLPDRFGESRFRFYDQRLYGVAERTSRGDRATELIQGELGWDVGSLYVAKHFPESSNQKVLEIGEYVRRAFREQLLETEWMDDVTRAEALAKADAIIFEIAEPKERPDLAALETRSDDLIGNIRRLREERWKLDLDRLGRPISRWGDWNMYPHRVGLGFHQQYNKIFITAGALLPPFFDPKADMAVNFGSIGSTSGHEFGHSLDDQGSKFDSRGALRDWWTPAARAAYEQRTRRLIEQFGDYEALPDVSLKSDQMIGEIVGDLTGALIGRRAYELYLQDHPEEAGLVLGGFTGPQRYWLALTQKTRMVANDEALRSMARQASQPPPPFSVNGVLSNLEDWYRDFEVEPGAAMYLPDELQTPLW; translated from the coding sequence GTGAAACGCTGGGTCTTCGGAGCAGCCTCATTGGTGTGCCTGGCACCGCTGGCCCATGCGGATTCGACGGGACCATCCCATGGAGAATGGGGCGTCCAGACCGAGCATCTAAGCGAGACCATCAAACCAGGCGACGATTTCTACACTTACGTCAACGAAGGCTGGATCAACGCCACGCCGATACCGCCCGACCGGAATTTCCTGTCCGAACCATGGGTCGCGCAGCTCAAGATCTACGATGATGTCGCAGCAATCATGGAAGGGATACTCACCCAACCCCGTGCCGCCGAGGGATCCGCCGAGCGGCGGCTGCAAGATCTGCATCGCAGCTATATCGACGCGGAAAGGATCGAGGCACTCGGTGTTGCGCCTATTCAGGGTGGGCTTGATCGGATCGCACGGATCGAAACCCATGATCAGGTCGCGCAGTTCATGGGCGATCCCATGGCGAGTTCGTTGTTCCACCTGATCGTAAAACCTCCGGTCGATATGCAAGGCGGCTACATCCTCTCGCTGGAGCAGTACCGCGTCACTGGGCTCGGTCTGCCGGGTCAGGTCTATTACAAGAGCGACGAAGAACCGTTCGGGGGCCATCGCGCCGCCTATCTCGATTACATCGCGGAAAGCTTTGCTCTGGCTGGGCTTTCCGATGGCCCTGCGCATGCCGAACGCGTTCTCGACCTGGAAACGCGCTTCGCAAATGTGATGTGGGATTTTGCGCGCCTCCGCGATGCGGGCGCAGCGTTCGACCTGATCTCGACGGCTCAATTGCGCGAGAAAGCACCTGGTTTCCCCTGGGACGCTTACTTCGAGGCGAAGGGCATCTGGGACCTCAATGCCGTCAATTTCGGGATCGGCGGCATCACCGAAAGCGCCGCGCTGTTTAACAAAATCCCGATTGAAAGCTGGAAGAGCTATCTGGCCTTCCATTGGGTCCGCAATCATGCCGACTACCTGCCAGATCGCTTTGGAGAGAGCCGTTTCCGATTCTACGATCAGCGCCTGTATGGCGTTGCTGAACGGACATCACGGGGTGATCGCGCGACAGAACTGATTCAGGGCGAGCTGGGCTGGGATGTGGGCTCGCTCTACGTCGCCAAACACTTTCCTGAATCCAGCAATCAAAAGGTGCTGGAAATCGGCGAATATGTCCGCCGGGCCTTTCGCGAGCAATTGCTCGAAACCGAGTGGATGGACGATGTCACGCGAGCCGAAGCATTGGCTAAGGCCGATGCCATTATCTTTGAGATAGCCGAGCCTAAGGAGCGCCCCGATCTCGCTGCCCTTGAGACGCGATCGGATGATCTGATTGGCAATATCCGCCGCCTGCGTGAGGAGCGTTGGAAGTTGGATCTCGACCGGCTTGGGCGGCCAATCTCGCGCTGGGGCGACTGGAACATGTACCCGCACCGCGTGGGCCTGGGCTTTCACCAGCAATACAACAAGATATTCATCACGGCGGGCGCATTGCTTCCGCCGTTCTTCGATCCGAAGGCCGATATGGCGGTAAACTTCGGGTCGATTGGATCGACCAGTGGGCACGAATTCGGCCACTCTCTCGACGACCAGGGTTCAAAGTTCGACAGCCGGGGCGCCTTGCGCGATTGGTGGACCCCGGCTGCTCGCGCGGCCTACGAACAGCGGACCAGGCGACTGATCGAGCAATTCGGTGACTACGAGGCTCTGCCGGACGTTTCGCTCAAGTCCGATCAGATGATCGGAGAGATTGTCGGCGACCTGACGGGAGCCTTGATCGGTCGGCGCGCCTATGAACTTTATCTTCAAGATCATCCTGAAGAAGCCGGGCTGGTCTTGGGAGGATTTACCGGGCCGCAGAGATACTGGCTGGCGCTGACGCAGAAAACTCGGATGGTGGCAAACGATGAGGCTCTGCGGAGCATGGCCCGTCAGGCTTCGCAACCGCCGCCGCCATTCAGCGTAAACGGTGTCCTTTCGAACCTGGAAGACTGGTATCGCGATTTCGAGGTGGAGCCGGGCGCGGCAATGTACCTGCCTGATGAACTCCAGACTCCGCTGTGGTGA
- a CDS encoding AraC family transcriptional regulator, whose amino-acid sequence MLFLDAFVRFGGVALLLMIAVTSWKHRKTWPSAPYLILSCGSVGALFLGYAPPALQPPEPLLSLARFADIPHLVFVWLFALSLYESEFRLRAWHVAVGVLYAAPIFWPRLAGVGLVADPPAWLPIYGGITSILLMGHLAWVTLHGRSDDLLERRRNSRTYFVVLLFLVTIAAAASEMVPDGAPIHFRTAKIMAIMPALVFGAIWMLRFNLPSAAPTGPSGLPGDLQPQDKALLGKMQKHLLSDEGFRNPALTIVSLSAELGVSQHRLRALINQSLRQTNFSSFINRIRIDAVCDAMEQPETADLPILTLAFDAGFTSLSSFNKAFKSQQGMTPRAYRARLLAGGANARNPSPFSTNPQDAATART is encoded by the coding sequence TTGCTGTTTCTTGACGCGTTTGTGCGTTTCGGCGGAGTGGCTCTCTTGCTGATGATTGCGGTGACGAGTTGGAAGCACCGCAAGACTTGGCCAAGCGCGCCCTACCTTATCCTCAGTTGTGGGAGCGTTGGCGCGCTTTTCTTGGGATATGCGCCGCCCGCGCTCCAGCCGCCCGAACCGCTCCTCTCGCTCGCTCGTTTTGCAGACATTCCGCATCTTGTCTTTGTCTGGTTGTTCGCGCTCAGCCTGTATGAGAGCGAATTCAGGCTTCGCGCCTGGCATGTCGCTGTTGGCGTTTTGTACGCGGCGCCGATCTTCTGGCCGCGACTTGCTGGGGTAGGGCTGGTCGCTGATCCGCCCGCTTGGCTGCCGATCTATGGCGGCATTACCTCGATCCTGCTGATGGGACATCTCGCATGGGTCACCTTGCACGGCCGCAGCGATGACTTGCTGGAGCGCCGCCGCAATTCGCGGACCTACTTTGTCGTTCTGCTGTTCCTCGTGACTATCGCGGCGGCTGCTTCTGAGATGGTCCCTGACGGCGCGCCGATACACTTCCGCACAGCGAAAATAATGGCGATCATGCCAGCGCTCGTTTTCGGAGCAATCTGGATGCTGCGTTTCAACCTCCCAAGTGCAGCTCCAACTGGTCCATCAGGATTACCTGGCGACCTGCAACCCCAAGACAAAGCGCTGCTAGGGAAAATGCAGAAGCACTTACTTTCGGATGAGGGCTTCAGGAACCCCGCGCTTACAATTGTAAGCCTTTCGGCCGAACTTGGCGTGAGCCAGCACCGCTTGCGCGCCTTGATCAACCAAAGCCTGCGCCAGACCAACTTCAGCAGCTTCATCAACCGTATCAGGATCGATGCCGTCTGCGATGCGATGGAGCAGCCTGAGACCGCTGATCTCCCAATCCTCACACTCGCCTTCGACGCCGGCTTCACATCGCTTTCTTCGTTCAACAAGGCTTTCAAGTCGCAGCAGGGTATGACGCCAAGAGCCTATCGAGCCCGGCTTTTGGCGGGAGGTGCGAATGCGCGGAATCCGTCACCTTTTTCAACAAATCCGCAAGACGCCGCTACGGCGCGAACCTAG
- a CDS encoding VirB3 family type IV secretion system protein produces the protein MFAGVTYTFFIINAVIAVELFLIFRTWWVLLIALALHGVGMLACLHEPRIFDLWLTRVRNCPRIKNFAIWKCNSYRP, from the coding sequence ATGTTTGCCGGTGTCACCTACACGTTTTTTATTATCAACGCGGTCATTGCGGTCGAGCTGTTCCTGATTTTCCGCACCTGGTGGGTGCTGCTTATCGCGCTTGCGCTGCACGGCGTTGGCATGCTGGCCTGCCTGCACGAGCCGCGCATCTTCGATCTATGGCTGACCCGGGTGCGAAATTGCCCGAGGATCAAGAACTTCGCGATCTGGAAATGCAACTCTTACCGCCCCTGA
- a CDS encoding VirB4 family type IV secretion/conjugal transfer ATPase, with the protein MQLLPPLTRDPKAIAREAPAGAHLPYARHIDDVTIETRDGLLMQTIRLSGLLFETADSDELNYRSGLRDAMLRTLGSSRFAVYHHVVRRRAEASLQPVTADDFSARLDEQWQAKLSGKQLYVNELFLTIVRRPLQGKIGFVDRMRSWFLRSSNRNATLMAAEKHALDRARDAVMAALSAYDPRVLSVYETKDGPRSEPLEFLSCLFNADMRPVALPHGDLGHFIPARRISFGQDCVELAPTGDLPRRFVAMLSIKDYPGTTFPGMFDELYRLPFELHVSQSFAMVERAQALSQMNLALRRMRSAEDEALSLREELTAAKDEVAAGRAGFGEHHSTIAVHAENLDALEDHVAEVIALLADLGINAVREDIALEPTYWAQFPGNFRYIGRRGMVSTTNFAGLASLHNFPVGRAKNNHWGDAVTLFETTAAGPYFFNFHQQDLGNFTVIGPSGSGKTVLLNFLLAQARRFRPRTIFFDKDRGAELFIRAIGGQYDRLCPGTPSGLNPLQLEDTAENRQFLIEWLTLLAGGASSAEADQIRDAIDTSFKQPVERRRLRYLVELFRGGDRPRADDLSARLRPWWGEGERAWLFDNERDLTDLSAETVGFDMTAILDDPTARTPAMFYFFHRVEQRLDGTPAVIMIDEGWKALDDDVFVRRIKDWEKTIRKRNGVVGFATQSAQDALESKIASAIIEQAATQIFMINPKARAEDYINGFGLSRHEFDLVRTLPDTSHCFLIKHGRDSVVARLDLSGEQELLTILSGRESTVRLFDSLVDKTGTDPANWLHLLIEKAA; encoded by the coding sequence ATGCAACTCTTACCGCCCCTGACCCGCGATCCGAAGGCGATCGCTCGGGAGGCTCCGGCGGGAGCGCACTTGCCCTATGCGCGGCACATCGACGATGTGACAATCGAGACCCGTGATGGTTTGCTGATGCAGACCATTCGGCTGAGCGGCCTGCTGTTCGAGACTGCCGACAGTGACGAGCTGAATTACCGCAGCGGCCTGCGCGATGCGATGTTGCGGACGCTTGGCAGTTCACGATTTGCGGTCTATCACCATGTCGTCAGGCGGCGTGCGGAGGCTTCGCTGCAACCGGTAACTGCCGATGATTTTTCCGCGCGGCTCGATGAGCAATGGCAGGCTAAGCTCTCTGGCAAGCAGCTTTACGTCAACGAGCTATTTCTCACGATCGTGCGCCGCCCATTGCAGGGCAAAATCGGATTTGTCGATCGGATGCGCAGCTGGTTTCTGCGCAGTTCGAACCGCAACGCCACTTTGATGGCGGCGGAGAAGCACGCGCTTGATCGAGCCCGCGATGCGGTGATGGCTGCGCTCTCGGCATACGACCCGCGCGTTCTGAGCGTCTATGAGACCAAGGACGGTCCTCGATCCGAGCCACTCGAGTTTCTATCCTGCCTGTTCAACGCCGATATGCGCCCGGTTGCTCTGCCACACGGTGATCTCGGTCATTTCATCCCGGCGCGCCGGATCAGCTTCGGGCAGGACTGCGTGGAGCTTGCACCAACTGGCGATCTCCCTCGGCGGTTTGTGGCGATGCTGTCGATCAAGGATTACCCGGGCACCACATTCCCAGGCATGTTCGACGAGCTTTATCGCCTGCCGTTTGAGCTGCATGTGTCGCAGAGTTTCGCGATGGTCGAGCGGGCGCAAGCGCTGAGCCAGATGAACCTCGCGCTGCGTCGTATGCGTTCCGCCGAAGACGAGGCATTGTCACTGCGTGAAGAGCTTACGGCGGCAAAAGACGAGGTAGCCGCTGGCCGTGCAGGCTTTGGCGAGCACCATTCGACCATTGCAGTGCATGCGGAGAATTTGGACGCTCTTGAAGACCATGTGGCCGAAGTCATCGCTTTGCTGGCTGACCTGGGCATCAACGCAGTGCGCGAAGATATCGCTTTGGAGCCGACTTACTGGGCACAGTTTCCGGGCAATTTCCGCTACATCGGACGGCGCGGAATGGTCTCGACCACCAACTTTGCCGGCCTTGCCAGCTTGCACAATTTCCCGGTTGGGCGCGCGAAGAACAATCATTGGGGCGATGCGGTTACGCTGTTCGAGACGACAGCGGCTGGCCCGTATTTCTTCAATTTCCACCAACAGGACCTTGGCAATTTCACCGTCATCGGGCCGTCCGGCTCGGGCAAGACAGTGCTCCTCAATTTCCTGCTCGCACAAGCCCGCCGTTTCCGCCCGCGCACGATCTTCTTCGACAAGGATCGCGGGGCGGAGCTGTTTATCCGCGCGATTGGAGGGCAGTATGATCGCCTTTGCCCAGGCACTCCCTCGGGCCTCAATCCGCTGCAGCTCGAGGACACAGCTGAGAACCGCCAATTCCTGATCGAGTGGCTCACTCTGCTAGCTGGAGGTGCGTCCAGCGCAGAAGCCGACCAGATCCGCGATGCGATCGACACGAGCTTCAAGCAGCCCGTTGAGCGACGGCGGCTGCGGTATCTGGTGGAATTGTTTCGCGGCGGCGACCGCCCTCGCGCAGACGACCTATCGGCGCGACTGCGGCCATGGTGGGGCGAAGGTGAGCGCGCGTGGTTATTCGACAATGAGCGCGACCTGACGGATCTTTCCGCCGAAACCGTCGGGTTCGATATGACCGCTATCCTCGACGATCCGACTGCGCGCACTCCGGCCATGTTCTATTTCTTCCACCGCGTCGAACAACGGCTCGATGGCACTCCGGCGGTGATCATGATCGACGAAGGCTGGAAAGCGCTGGACGACGACGTGTTCGTGCGCCGGATCAAGGATTGGGAGAAAACGATCCGGAAGCGCAACGGCGTGGTCGGCTTCGCCACCCAAAGCGCGCAGGACGCGCTCGAAAGCAAGATTGCCAGCGCCATTATCGAACAGGCTGCGACACAGATATTCATGATCAATCCCAAGGCGCGCGCCGAGGACTACATCAACGGCTTCGGCCTCAGCCGCCACGAATTTGATCTCGTCCGCACCTTGCCGGATACCTCGCATTGTTTCCTGATCAAGCATGGCCGCGACAGTGTTGTCGCGCGGCTCGACCTGTCTGGTGAGCAAGAGCTGCTCACGATCCTGTCAGGCCGCGAGAGCACTGTCCGGCTATTCGACAGCCTCGTCGACAAGACGGGAACTGACCCGGCGAACTGGCTGCATCTGCTGATCGAGAAAGCTGCCTAA